In Planctomycetaceae bacterium, the DNA window GGCGATTCCGGCGTGGAACTGTCGGAACTGATTCCTCACATGGCAACGGTGGCCGATGACCTTTGTGTCGTGCGTTCCATGCACACGGAAGCCATCAACCACGACCCGGCGATTACTTTTTTCCAGACCGGATCTCAACTGGCGGGCCGGCCGAGCATGGGAGCGTGGGTGGCATATGGGCTGGGTTCCATGAACGAAGATCTGCCAACATTCATGGTGATGCTGTCGCGCGGCACGGGTCGTGCGGCCGGGCAGCCGCTTTACGATCGTCTGTGGGGCAGCGGCCCGCTGCCGTCGCAGTACCAGGGCGTTAAGCTGCGAGGCGGCGCGGAACCGATTCTGTACCTGACCAATCCCGCAGGCTGTCCTCCGCATCTGCGCCGTCGAATGCTGGACGATTTGAATGTTCTGAATCAGCGGAAGTTCCAGTCGTCGCTCGATCCGGAAATTCAGACGCGCATCGAACAGTACGAACTGGCGTTTCGCATGCAGGCGGCTGTGCCGGAACTGATGGATCTTTCGGGAGAACCGGAACACGTTCTGAAGATGTACGGCGACGACGTCCACAAGCCCGGCACGTACGCTCGCAACTGTCTGCTGGCTCGCCGACTGGCCGAACGCAACGTGCGGTTTGTGCAGTTGTTCCACATGGGCTGGGACCAGCACGACAATCTGCCCGTGCATATGTCTGGTCAATGCCGCGACACCGATCAGCCAACAGCCGCCCTGATCCGCGATCTC includes these proteins:
- a CDS encoding DUF1501 domain-containing protein, coding for MNPIQTAQQLNRRSFLQQSPGLGALALAALNGGTSATAAETVRIPQHRPTAKRVIYLFQSGAPSQFELFDNKPNLKKLARTNLPDSVRMGQRLTGMTAGQASFPVAPSIFRFRQHGDSGVELSELIPHMATVADDLCVVRSMHTEAINHDPAITFFQTGSQLAGRPSMGAWVAYGLGSMNEDLPTFMVMLSRGTGRAAGQPLYDRLWGSGPLPSQYQGVKLRGGAEPILYLTNPAGCPPHLRRRMLDDLNVLNQRKFQSSLDPEIQTRIEQYELAFRMQAAVPELMDLSGEPEHVLKMYGDDVHKPGTYARNCLLARRLAERNVRFVQLFHMGWDQHDNLPVHMSGQCRDTDQPTAALIRDLKQRGLLDDTVIVWGGEFGRTVYCQGTLTETNYGRDHHPRCFSICMAGGGVKGGFTYGTTDDFGYNIVEDPVHVNDLHATLLHCLGINHKLLTTKYQGLDLRLTGVEDRNPVMEILS